The following DNA comes from Nocardioides sp. JQ2195.
TGCGAACAGGTCGTTCACGGACTCGGCGAGGTCATGGCCCAGGCCGGAGCGAGGCACCGGGAGTCGTTCGACCGGCTCCGTGGAGCGCACCCGGTCCAGCTGGGTGACCAGGCGGTCCAGCGGCCTGAGCGTGCCACCCACCAGGACACCGTTGGCCACGATCATCACCGCCAGCCCGACGACCAGGACGATCACCTCCGACCACAACGGTCGGCTCGAGACCGTGGCTGGGGAGAAGGCCAGCAGTGCCGTCCCGAGGGCGAACAGCAGACCGTTGATGGCGATCACCCGGGAGGAGAGGGAGAACCCGTGCGCACTGAGCATGCGGCCATCGTCGCATCAACGTGCCCCGCGCGACGCGGGTTGCCCGCCGCACCCCGCTTTGGGTGCCGGACCCCATGGGCTCCGCACGCACGGTCGCCGAGACTGGAGCCAGCGGCGCCCCGCTCACCCCGAGCGGGGCGACCGCGCCAACTCCGAAGGAGGCACTCGTGATCGAGCTGGTCCTAGGTCTTGCCGCCCTGGCCGCGATCGCACTTGCCCTGCCGACCGTCGTACGCCGTCGGTGCGCCCCGGGGCGTGAGACGTCGCCCCCGCGCAAGCACCTGTGGGCCGTGGCCCAGGCAAACACGAGCGACGGGGTGACCGCGCGACTGGGCGTCGAGTTCACCGCGGCGATCGACGACCACGGGGCCAGCACGGTCATCGACGCCGTCGAGGGCCTGCTCCGCCACGAGATCGCCGCCTCCGCGGCGCACCAGCTGCCATCCGTCGGCGACGCGCTGCCCGACCTCGACGCCGGCGGCGCGGCCGGCACCGGCATCGACCGAGTTGTCGTCGCCTCCTCGGAGATCCAGGTGACACCCGAGTTCCGGCGACTGGTCAGCGCTCGGGACTGATCCCGAGGGCCGTCAGGCCACGTCTGTTGCGCCGGACTCGCGCCCGATCGTCTCGTCGACCAGGTCGATGATGGTGTCCGGGTCGTCGATCATCGGCACGTGGCCGCAGCCGGCCAACGGAACATGCCGAGCCCCGGGCAGCCTCAGCTTCGCGGTGCGGGACTGGGCGTAGGGCAGCAAGCGGTCAGCGGTTCCCCAGGCGACCGTCGTCGGCACGTCCACCCGCGAGTCGAAGACATAGGTGACGCCGGCCTGGAGGGTGGGCAGGAAGGCAGAACCGCGCTTCATCGCCAGGCAGTCGCCGTACGTCGCCTCCGCCGTGGCCCTCTCGGGGTGCACGTAGAGCGGGAAGCCGATCACCCGACGGCCCGCGGACGAGGCCGAGACGGCGCGCAGGACCGCGTCCGGGGCATGGCTTCCCGCCCACATGAGGCACAGCGGAACCAGCGCGCGGAACCTGGACAACCGGCCGAAGAAGCCCGCCGGGCTCAGGGCGGTGGCGGAGGAGACGAGGTCGCGCGCAGCCAGCTCGAGCGCGATCGCGCCACCGAGCGAGTTGCCGACGACATGGGGGCGGTGGACGCCCCACTCCTCGAAGTTGGCGGCCAGGTCCCGGCAGGCGTTGTCCATGTCGTAGGGCTGGTCCTTGCGGTACGGCGCCGACTCGCCGAAGCCGGCCAGGTCGACCGCGATCACGTCGTACTTCGCGGCGAGCCTGTCGAAGATCGGCGCCCAGGCCGCACGGCGGTGACCGATCCCGTGGATGAGCACGACGGGCTCACCACTACCGGCACGGTCGTGGACGAGGTGGGACAGGACCATCAGGCTCTCCTCGGGTGGGTGTGACCGCTCGGGTGGGTGTGACCGGGAGTATCACACAAAGACGTCGACGCAGGTCCGCAGCGTCCACCCCGGACCCGGAAATGCGAGGAAGCCCGGGCCAGCGGCCCGGGCTTCCTCGTGTTGTGGAGCTGAGGGGACTCGAACCCCTGACCCCCTGCATGCCATGCAGGTGCGCTACCAGCTGCGCCACAGCCCCATCATTGCTGCCTTGCGGCGAACAACGTCGGGAAGTTTAACCAGTCCTGGGCCCAGATGCGAAATCGGGGGTGGCAGGGGTGGCAGTGGCCGTGAGGTTCCAGGCAGCCAACCGGAATCGCCCGCCCTCGACGAGCTCGTCGAGCACCACCCAGCCACAGTTGTCCAGGCCCTGGAACCCCGAGGCGTGGTCGGCCGGCCAGCCCAGCAACGAGATGGTGGCCACCTTCAGCGCGGCTCCGTGGGAGACCACGACCCCGGTCTCCCCCGCCGCCAGGGCTCCCACGACGTCATCCAGGCCCGCACGGAACCTCAGGGCCACCTCGGTCGAGGTCTCGCCGCCGGGGACGGCCGTGAAGTGCCCGGCGCGGAAGTCGGCGTACTCGGCCGGGAACTGCTCGGCGTACTCCGCCATGGTCAGGCCGGTGCGCTCCCCGAGGTCGAACTCCCGGAAGCGCGCGTCCAGCTGCGGCTCGAGACCGCACTCCTTGCCGACGTACGTCGCCGTCTGGCGGGCGCGGGCCAGGTCCGAGGACCACAGCATGCTCGGGGCGTACGCCGCGATGACCGGCCCCACTGCCGCGGCCTGGTCGTGCCCGAGGTCGTTGATCTCGACATCGGCATGCCCCTGGCCACGCCCGATCGCGTTCCAGTCGGTCTGCCCGTGCCGGAGCAGGACCAGGCGCCGACTCACGGCTCGTGCGAGACGACGTCGTCCGGGAGCCCGATCTCGGGGCAGTCGCGCCAGAGTCGCTCGAGGGCGTAGAACTCACGTTCCTCCTCGTGCTGCACGTGCACCACGATCTCGCCGTAGTCGATCAGCACCCAACGACCGTCACGGTGGCCCTCACGGCGGATCGGCTTGGCGTCGATCGCGCGCAGCTTGTCCTCGATCTCGTCGACGATCGACTTGACCTGGCGGTCGTTGGGAGCCGAGGCGAGGAGGAAGGCGTCGGTGATGGCCAGCTGCTCGGAGACGTCGAACGCGATGATGCGCTGGGCCAGCTTGTCGGAGGCGGCACGGGCCGCCGCGTGGACGAGCTCAACTGCGTGCTCGGTGGCGGTCAAGAAGCTGCTCCAGACGGATAGAGGTTGTGCTTGGCGATGTATTGCACCACACC
Coding sequences within:
- a CDS encoding alpha/beta fold hydrolase, producing the protein MVLSHLVHDRAGSGEPVVLIHGIGHRRAAWAPIFDRLAAKYDVIAVDLAGFGESAPYRKDQPYDMDNACRDLAANFEEWGVHRPHVVGNSLGGAIALELAARDLVSSATALSPAGFFGRLSRFRALVPLCLMWAGSHAPDAVLRAVSASSAGRRVIGFPLYVHPERATAEATYGDCLAMKRGSAFLPTLQAGVTYVFDSRVDVPTTVAWGTADRLLPYAQSRTAKLRLPGARHVPLAGCGHVPMIDDPDTIIDLVDETIGRESGATDVA
- a CDS encoding histidine phosphatase family protein → MSRRLVLLRHGQTDWNAIGRGQGHADVEINDLGHDQAAAVGPVIAAYAPSMLWSSDLARARQTATYVGKECGLEPQLDARFREFDLGERTGLTMAEYAEQFPAEYADFRAGHFTAVPGGETSTEVALRFRAGLDDVVGALAAGETGVVVSHGAALKVATISLLGWPADHASGFQGLDNCGWVVLDELVEGGRFRLAAWNLTATATPATPDFASGPRTG
- the rsfS gene encoding ribosome silencing factor — translated: MTATEHAVELVHAAARAASDKLAQRIIAFDVSEQLAITDAFLLASAPNDRQVKSIVDEIEDKLRAIDAKPIRREGHRDGRWVLIDYGEIVVHVQHEEEREFYALERLWRDCPEIGLPDDVVSHEP